From the genome of Fundulus heteroclitus isolate FHET01 chromosome 7, MU-UCD_Fhet_4.1, whole genome shotgun sequence, one region includes:
- the LOC118563783 gene encoding tensin-2-like isoform X4, with protein MSRWLPEELEALHSHTFRVKTFKKTKHCSACKQTIVQDGLVCRVCRIACHKKCEAKVRVRTILTSSRFSVPKGSKCLV; from the exons CCGGAGGAGTTGGAGGCGCTCCATTCTCACACGTTCCGGGTGAAGACCTTCAAGAAGACCAAGCACTGCAGCGCCTGCAAACAGACCATCGTCCAGGACGGCCTCGTCTGCAGAG TGTGCCGAATAGCGTGCCACAAGAAATGTGAAGCCAAGGTAAGAGTCAGAACAATCCTCACCAGCTCACGCTTCTCCGTCCCAAAGGGAAGCAAATGTCTTGTTTAA